Proteins encoded in a region of the Pseudochaenichthys georgianus chromosome 20, fPseGeo1.2, whole genome shotgun sequence genome:
- the rps20 gene encoding small ribosomal subunit protein uS10, whose amino-acid sequence MAFKDTGKAPVETEVAIHRIRITLTSRNVKSLEKVCADLIRGAKEKSLKVKGPVRMPTKTLRITTRKTPCGEGSKTWDRFQMRIHKRLIDLHSPSEIVKQITSISIEPGVEVEVTIADA is encoded by the exons ATG GCTTTCAAGGACACTGGCAAGGCCCCTGTTGAGACTGAGGTTGCCATTCACCGCATCCGCATCACCCTCACCAGTCGCAATGTAAAATCTCTGGAGAAAG tctGCGCAGACTTGATCCGTGGGGCTAAGGAGAAGAGCCTGAAGGTGAAGGGACCAGTCCGCATGCCAACCAAG ACCCTGCGCATCACCACCAGGAAAACTCCCTGTGGTGAGGGATCTAAAACCTGGGATCGCTTCCAGATGAGGATCCACAAGCGCCTGATTGATCTGCACAGTCCATCTGAAATCGTCAAGCAGATCACCTCTATCAGCATTGAACCTGGTGTAGAGGTTGAAGTAACCATCGCTGATGCATAA
- the LOC117465906 gene encoding uncharacterized protein, translating to MMLWISCMLIGYITCRPIQQETAAPRFMHWPPPSSYRYWGRRARSDPGSSSYLPVVPVLRSNNAPELPALLEASSSAGPGNYRAPNVYRSPNMAVVKDDDASLRDERYNSPVVREPEVAYPASRYDTSAPEDNVGSYYNFKDASWMDGRYNNPQVSEPEVAYAGNGYNSNIQVVDYGSSARPGLSSEPEPVFSEVAGPALLEASSSAGPGNYRAPNFYRSPNMAVVKDDDASLRDERYNSPVVREPEVAYAASRYDTSASEDNVGSYYNFKDASWMDGRHNNPQVSEVAYAGNGYNGNVQVVDYGSLARPGLSSEPAGEEEPEPVFSEVAGLEPVSSFSSRSRYQRKRSQVAQTRYIPGEPVPWHAPNKYVF from the exons AT GATGTTGTGGATTTCCTGCATGCTTATTGGCTACATAACCTGTCGTCCTATACAACAAG AAACTGCTGCTCCACGCTTCATGCATTGGCCACCCCCTTCTAGCTATCGGTATTGGGGAAGAAGGGCCAGATCTGACCCGGGCAGCAGCTCCTATCTACCAGTTGTACCCGTACTGAGATCTAACAACGCTCCTGAACTTCCCGCTCTTCTAGAGGCCAGTTCCAGTGCTGGCCCTGGCAATTACAGGGCTCCAAATGTCTACCGCAGCCCTAACATGGCTGTGGTTAAAGATGACGATGCTAGTTTAAGGGACGAACGCTATAACAGCCCTGTGGTTCGTGAACCTGAGGTTGCTTATCCAGCTTCTAGATATGACACCAGTGCTCCAGAGGACAATGTTGGTAGCTATTATAATTTTAAAGATGCTAGTTGGATGGATGGGCGCTATAACAACCCTCAGGTCAGTGAGCCTGAGGTTGCATATGCAGGGAATGGGTATAACAGCAATATTCAAGTTGTCGACTATGGTAGCTCAGCTAGGCCTGGTTTGAGCTCTGAACCTGAGCCAGTCTTCAGCGAGGTGGCTGGTCCCGCTCTTCTAGAGGCCAGTTCCAGTGCTGGCCCTGGCAATTACAGGGCTCCAAATTTCTACCGCAGCCCTAACATGGCTGTGGTTAAAGATGACGATGCTAGTTTAAGGGACGAACGCTATAACAGCCCTGTGGTTCGTGAACCTGAGGTTGCTTATGCAGCATCTAGATATGACACCAGTGCTTCAGAGGACAATGTTGGTAGCTATTATAATTTTAAAGATGCTAGTTGGATGGATGGGCGCCATAACAACCCTCAGGTCAGTGAGGTTGCATATGCAGGGAATGGGTATAACGGCAATGTTCAAGTTGTCGACTATGGGAGCTTAGCTAGGCCTGGTTTGAGCTCTGAACCTGCTGGTGAAGAGGAACCTGAGCCAGTCTTCAGCGAGGTGGCTGGTCTAGAGCCAGTCTCCTCCTTTAGCTCGCGTTCGAGATACCAACGCAAAAGGTCACAAGTTGCTCAAACCCGCTACATCCCAGGAGAGCCTGTTCCCTGGCACGCTCCAAACAAATATGTCTTCTAA